A part of Carassius carassius chromosome 32, fCarCar2.1, whole genome shotgun sequence genomic DNA contains:
- the lrfn5a gene encoding leucine-rich repeat and fibronectin type-III domain-containing protein 5, protein MEKLLVCLLVIGMAVKAQICPKRCVCQVLSPNLATLCAKKGLLFVPPNIDRHTVELRLADNFVTSIKRKDLANMTKLVDLTLSRNTISFITPHAFADLENLRALHLDHNRLTRITNDTFSGMSKLHHLILNNNQLTLIHMGTFNDLLALEELDLSYNNLETIPWEAIQKMTSLHTLSLDHNMIEYIPEGTFSLLQKLNRLDVTSNKLQKLPPDPLFQRAQVLATSGIMNPSSFALSFGGNPLHCNCELLWLRRLNREDDLETCASPLHLSGRYFWSIPEEEFLCEPPLITRHSHEMRVLEGQRVALKCKARGDPEPAIHWISPDGKLVSNSSRTLVYNNGTLDILISTVKDTGSFTCISSNPAGEAHQTVELIIIKLPHISNSTNNIQEPDPGSSDISTSTRAGANGGNHTGDAKTSSDKRVVMAEATSSTALIKFNFQRNIPGIRMFQIQYNGTYDDSLVYRMIPPTSKNFLVNNLAAGTQYDLCVLAIYDDGITSLTATRVVGCVQFTTESEYLRCHFMQSQFLGGTMIIIIGGIIVASVLVFIIILMIRYKVCNSGDSTKGTLVTDVHSQTNGAQSQGCTVTPSVSKQGALSLEEGEGCKQSSAVPLPPPPDSQTHTSETSIPDCSTSTSLVSQSWTTPGSSGSLKPKRKPAPKPVPVACTEPKVESLLNAETQNTNRNNSTALQQPVPTPPPPPSRFKDTPILRRACPSSSKYMTLPVEGARAKRRYSLNENLSKHHCYIGSQKMGNVFCKRSMSVNGMLVQMANSNLDSEKSAFSSSEWILESTV, encoded by the exons ATGGAAAAACTGCTTGTCTGCTTGTTGGTTATCGGAATGGCAGTGAAGGCCCAGATCTGTCCGAAGCGCTGCGTCTGTCAAGTTTTATCCCCCAACCTCGCAACACTCTGTGCCAAAAAAGGACTGCTCTTTGTTCCGCCCAACATCGACAGGCACACCGTGGAGCTCCGCCTAGCTGATAACTTTGTCACCAGCATAAAACGGAAAGACTTGGCCAACATGACCAAGCTGGTGGATCTTACTTTGTCAAGGAATACAATAAGCTTCATCACTCCACATGCGTTTGCGGACTTGGAGAACCTACGAGCCTTGCATCTAGACCACAACCGGTTGACGCGAATAACCAACGATACCTTCAGTGGCATGTCTAAGCTGCATCACCTGATTCTGAACAACAACCAACTGACCCTCATCCACATGGGAACCTTTAACGACCTACTAGCCCTCGAAGAACTGGACTTATCCTACAACAACTTGGAGACCATCCCCTGGGAGGCCATTCAAAAGATGACCAGCCTACACACTCTTAGTCTGGACCACAACATGATCGAATACATTCCTGAGGGGACTTTTTCCCTCCTACAGAAACTCAACCGCTTGGACGTGACCTCCAACAAGCTCCAGAAGCTTCCACCGGACCCACTTTTCCAGCGGGCGCAGGTTCTGGCTACATCTGGCATAATGAATCCCTCCTCTTTTGCTCTGAGCTTTGGAGGAAATCCTTTACACTGCAACTGTGAGCTTCTGTGGCTTCGGCGGCTCAATCGCGAGGATGACCTGGAGACCTGCGCCTCACCTTTGCACCTTTCTGGACGCTATTTCTGGTCCATCCCGGAGGAGGAGTTCCTTTGTGAGCCGCCCCTCATAACCCGCCACTCTCACGAGATGagggtcctggagggccaacggGTTGCTTTAAAGTGCAAAGCTAGGGGAGATCCAGAACCTGCCATTCACTGGATATCTCCCGATGGGAAGTTGGTTTCAAACTCGTCTCGCACGCTGGTTTACAACAATGGCACGTTGGACATTCTAATAAGCACAGTAAAGGACACAGGCTCTTTCACGTGCATTTCCTCGAATCCCGCTGGGGAGGCCCACCAGACCGTGGAGCTCATCATCATCAAGCTTCCACACATTAGCAACAGCACCAATAACATCCAGGAGCCTGACCCGGGCTCTTCTGACATCTCCACTTCGACAAGGGCAGGAGCAAATGGCGGCAACCACACTGGCGATGCCAAGACCAGCTCCGATAAGAGGGTGGTTATGGCAGAAGCCACCTCGTCCACAGCACTCATCAAATTTAACTTCCAGAGGAATATACCTGGAATACGCATGTTTCAGATTCAGTATAATGGAACCTATGATGACTCTCTTGTTTACAG AATGATTCCCCCAACGAGTAAAAACTTCCTGGTGAATAATCTGGCCGCCGGGACGCAGTACGATCTCTGCGTGCTGGCCATTTACGACGACGGCATAACCTCCCTGACGGCTACGCGGGTTGTGGGCTGCGTGCAGTTTACCACTGAATCTGAATATCTGCGCTGCCACTTCATGCAATCCCAGTTCTTGGGCGGCACTATGATCATCATCATCGGGGGCATAATCGTCGCCTCCGTCCTCgtcttcatcatcatcctcatgatCCGCTACAAGGTGTGCAACAGCGGCGACTCCACCAAGGGGACCTTGGTCACCGACGTGCACTCGCAAACCAACGGGGCACAATCCCAGGGCTGTACTGTCACACCGTCTGTGTCCAAACAAGGTGCTTTGAGCTTGGAGGAGGGCGAGGGGTGTAAACAGAGCTCCGCCGTGCCTCTTCCTCCGCCTCCAGATTCCCAAACCCACACCTCAGAAACCTCCATCCCAGACTGCTCCACATCCACTTCCCTGGTAAGCCAAAGCTGGACGACTCCCGGCTCTTCAGGATCACTTAAGCCAAAGCGCAAACCAGCGCCAAAGCCTGTCCCAGTGGCCTGCACCGAGCCCAAAGTAGAGTCACTGCTGAATGCAGAGACGCAAAACACCAACCGCAACAACTCCACCGCTCTTCAGCAGCCGGTCCCAACCCCTCCACCCCCTCCATCCCGCTTCAAAGACACTCCGATTTTAAGGAGGGCTTGTCCGTCTTCGTCCAAGTATATGACACTGCCCGTGGAAGGAGCACGGGCTAAACGCAGGTACTCTTTGAACGAGAACCTTTCGAAACATCACTGCTACATTGGCTCGCAGAAGATGGGCAATGTGTTTTGCAAGCGGAGTATGTCCGTGAACGGAATGCTAGTCCAAATGGCAAACTCAAATCTAGACAGTGAGAAATCTGCATTTTCCAGTTCAGAGTGGATTCTAGAGAGCACTGTGTGA